ACTGAGTGCCGTCCGCCTGACGCCCGTTGACGCGGGCCCGGTTCCGCGTCCGGCAACCGCGCGCCGTCATGGCTTCGGTTCCCCGTCGTCCGGATCGCGGGCGGCGGAAGCGAGGCGCTCGGCGAGCGCGGCAACGAGGTGGCGCAGTTCGTCGGGGCGCTCGATGACGAACGGCCGGTCGATCGAGGCGAGCACCGGGGGCAGCCAGTCGAGCCGCTCTGCCCGAATGTCGACGCGCAGCCAGCGCTCGGACGACCGGTCCTCGCCCGCTGCCGGCTCGTACTCCGTCAGGCGCGCGACACCGGCGGGGAGGTGGGCGCGGATCTGCTCAACCGTCCCGTGGATCCGCACGGTCACCTCATGCCGGTACGCGGCCGTCGCGAACCCCGTCAGCACGCGTTGCGCCGGATCGGGGCCCACGGGCGCCTCGAAGGAGCCGGGCAGGGTCCTCGCGTCAGTGATGCGATCGAGCCGGAAGGTCCGGTCCGCACCGATTCCGGGGTCCGTGCCCGTGACGTACCACCGGCCCGAGTGGGCGACGATTCCGTAGGCGTGGAGCGTGCGTTCGCTGCGCCGGCCGCCGCCGTCG
The sequence above is a segment of the Streptomyces lydicus genome. Coding sequences within it:
- a CDS encoding helix-turn-helix transcriptional regulator — its product is MSRPTGRVLTLLELLQSGGTRTVAELADRLGVDGRTVRRYVDQLIDLDVPVESVRGRYGGYRLAPGYRLPPLMLSDDEALAVLLGLAAGRRTGLTTAERTAGETAAAKIRRVLPKHLAHRLDTLLESLAFTDQPGESAAPDAGVLLTLADAVRHCRPVSLRYVDGGGRRSERTLHAYGIVAHSGRWYVTGTDPGIGADRTFRLDRITDARTLPGSFEAPVGPDPAQRVLTGFATAAYRHEVTVRIHGTVEQIRAHLPAGVARLTEYEPAAGEDRSSERWLRVDIRAERLDWLPPVLASIDRPFVIERPDELRHLVAALAERLASAARDPDDGEPKP